A genome region from Chryseobacterium sp. G0186 includes the following:
- a CDS encoding type II toxin-antitoxin system RelE/ParE family toxin codes for MAKRKVIWTLKANIERKDILEYWILRNKSKTFSIKLNKLILYNIKLLSEHPTIGKKTNVENIRVKIVRDYLIFYGFSASELIVLSVWDGRRNDE; via the coding sequence ATGGCTAAAAGGAAAGTAATCTGGACGCTTAAAGCCAATATTGAGAGAAAAGATATTCTTGAATATTGGATTCTTAGAAATAAATCCAAGACTTTTAGTATAAAACTTAATAAGTTAATTCTGTATAATATTAAATTATTATCTGAACATCCTACGATTGGGAAGAAAACAAATGTTGAAAATATAAGAGTAAAAATAGTTCGGGATTATCTGATATTTTATGGGTTTTCAGCTTCAGAATTGATTGTGCTATCTGTTTGGGATGGAAGAAGAAATGATGAGTAG
- a CDS encoding T9SS type A sorting domain-containing protein: MKKLYLVILMAMFSALQAQIVTIPDANFKNILLINSPYLARDIYGNSTTIDKNHDGEIQLSEAANIKELNIDVDDFPNYAQFFNNLVSMEGIKSFSNVTRLNVDGLPLLQALDLSNQTALYQLDIGRCYVLSSLNLQGCSQLYELDVFFTKLSSIDLSGLTNLYDVNMLQCQLENIYFNNNINLNVLELISNRLQTLPLHQTPNLKGLNIMSNKFTALDFSAVPKLELLNCGYNKFTTINLSQNGSLNAFSCDKNPYLQSLFIKNGINNFSQNNNSTFSDTPNLVYICADDFEVSNITSLLPSTTSCVVNSYCSFTPGGTFYTIQGNTKYDSNNNGCDSNDLSKASQKFNITNGTTSGSSIGNTSGNYSISLQGGAHTITPVLENPSYFTITPSSVSVTFPAQTSPVTQNFCLTANGTHNDLEVVVIPIILAVPGFDAQYKIIYKNKGNTTQSGTLVFNYNDSISDYISSTVTLTSQSTGALNWNFTSLLPFETKEITVTLKLNTPIQTPPVNGGDILHYNAQINGATDEMPADNNFTLNQTVVNSFDPNDKTCLEGTSIAQAKVGEYVHYLIRFENTGTANAKNIVVKDEIDTSKFDLSSLVPLNGSHNFVTKMSNPNIVEFIFENVQLPFDNANNDGYITFKIKTKSTLNLGDSFSNTAKIYFDYNAPIVTNTYTTAIENILATSEISKKNEDFTIYPNPVKDILYLQTKHEIIKAEIYDLSGRILNSASAKRNSVNVSELTKGTYIIKAFTKEKVTVQKFIKD; this comes from the coding sequence ATGAAAAAACTTTACTTAGTCATTCTAATGGCTATGTTTTCTGCACTACAGGCACAGATCGTTACTATTCCCGATGCTAATTTTAAAAACATCCTGCTTATTAATAGTCCTTATTTGGCCCGAGATATTTATGGTAATTCTACTACCATTGATAAAAACCATGATGGTGAAATTCAATTATCTGAAGCAGCCAATATCAAGGAGCTAAATATAGATGTAGATGATTTTCCAAATTATGCTCAATTTTTCAATAACCTTGTTTCCATGGAGGGTATAAAAAGCTTTTCTAATGTTACACGTCTTAATGTAGATGGTCTCCCGTTATTGCAGGCTCTGGATCTCAGCAATCAAACAGCATTATATCAACTTGATATTGGCAGATGCTATGTATTGTCATCATTAAATCTTCAGGGTTGCAGCCAATTATACGAACTGGATGTTTTTTTCACTAAGCTTTCATCTATTGATCTTTCAGGGTTAACGAATTTATATGATGTAAATATGCTTCAATGCCAGCTTGAAAATATATACTTCAATAATAATATTAACCTCAACGTGTTAGAATTAATATCAAATCGTCTACAAACGCTCCCTTTACATCAAACCCCTAATTTAAAAGGCTTGAATATCATGAGTAATAAGTTTACAGCTCTTGATTTCAGTGCCGTTCCAAAACTTGAATTATTGAATTGCGGTTACAATAAGTTTACTACTATTAATTTATCTCAAAATGGAAGCTTAAACGCTTTCTCCTGTGACAAGAACCCCTATCTTCAATCATTGTTTATTAAAAACGGGATCAATAATTTTTCTCAAAATAATAATTCAACATTCTCAGATACCCCAAATCTAGTTTATATCTGTGCAGATGATTTTGAAGTTTCTAACATAACTTCTTTATTGCCATCTACAACATCATGTGTTGTTAACTCCTACTGTTCATTTACACCAGGAGGGACATTCTATACCATTCAAGGAAATACAAAATATGATAGCAATAATAATGGATGTGATAGTAATGATCTTAGTAAAGCATCACAAAAATTTAATATTACTAACGGAACCACTTCAGGAAGCAGTATCGGAAATACTTCCGGTAATTATTCTATTTCATTACAGGGAGGAGCCCATACCATCACACCTGTCTTAGAAAATCCATCCTATTTTACCATCACACCATCCTCTGTAAGTGTAACATTTCCTGCTCAAACTAGTCCTGTCACTCAAAACTTCTGTCTTACAGCCAATGGCACTCACAATGATCTTGAAGTTGTTGTAATCCCAATCATACTAGCCGTTCCCGGGTTTGATGCCCAATATAAAATCATTTATAAAAACAAAGGAAATACCACACAATCCGGTACCTTAGTTTTTAATTATAATGATAGTATAAGTGATTATATAAGTTCTACTGTTACTCTTACCTCTCAATCAACCGGAGCTTTAAACTGGAACTTCACCAGTCTTCTTCCTTTTGAAACAAAAGAAATCACCGTCACTTTAAAATTAAATACTCCAATACAAACTCCACCTGTCAATGGAGGGGATATTTTACATTACAACGCACAGATCAACGGAGCGACTGATGAAATGCCGGCTGACAACAATTTCACCCTAAACCAAACTGTTGTCAATTCTTTTGATCCAAACGATAAAACCTGTCTTGAGGGAACTTCTATTGCGCAAGCTAAGGTTGGAGAGTATGTTCATTACTTAATCCGATTTGAAAATACTGGAACAGCCAATGCAAAAAATATCGTTGTGAAAGATGAAATTGACACTTCAAAATTTGACCTTTCTTCTTTAGTTCCATTAAATGGCAGCCACAACTTCGTAACCAAAATGTCTAATCCTAATATTGTAGAATTTATTTTTGAAAATGTCCAGCTACCATTTGACAATGCAAATAATGATGGATATATTACATTCAAGATAAAGACAAAGTCTACTTTGAATCTTGGAGACAGCTTCAGTAATACGGCTAAGATTTACTTTGATTACAATGCACCTATTGTGACTAATACGTATACAACAGCAATTGAAAATATATTGGCAACTTCAGAAATCAGCAAAAAGAATGAGGATTTTACAATCTATCCAAATCCTGTAAAAGACATTTTATATCTCCAAACTAAACATGAGATCATTAAAGCTGAAATCTACGATCTGTCCGGAAGAATCTTAAATTCTGCAAGCGCAAAAAGAAACTCCGTTAATGTTTCTGAACTTACAAAAGGAACTTACATCATCAAAGCCTTCACGAAAGAAAAAGTGACTGTACAGAAATTTATTAAAGATTAA
- the ligA gene encoding NAD-dependent DNA ligase LigA, with product MSENIQQKIEQLRKELHQHNENYYLLDTPTISDFDFDMLLEQLQDLEAKHPEFYDENSPTMRVGGGITKVFPTIQHKFRMYSLDNSYDFDDLEDWEKRIIKTIDEPVEFVAELKYDGASISILYENGKLTQAVTRGDGFQGDEITPNVRTISDIPLTLKGDFPPQFFMRGEIYLTRKNFDKLNQLREEEGLDPFMNPRNTASGSLKMQDSAEVRKRSLSSVLYQFISENIPAETHWELLQKAQSWGFKTSQQAKLCKTLDEVKEFITFWDTERHHLPFEIDGIVLKVNSLQQQRQLGYTAKSPRWAMAYKFKAEKVETELQSVSYQVGRTGAITPVANLKPVLLAGTIVKRASLHNEDIIKKLDLHENDFVYVEKGGEIIPKIVGVNTDKRTEESREIEYIKHCPECGTELVKIEDQAIHFCPNELHCPPQVVGRMIHYVSRKALNIDNLGSETIEQLYREKLVENPADLYVLTKEQLLPLERMAEKSAQNIISGVEKSKEIPFEKVLYGIGIKHVGETVAKKLVKNFSTIEELKNATVEELCQVEDIGVKIAVSIVDFFQNTENLLMIERLKSYGVQLEKGESTNEVLSNVLEGKTFLFTGKLSLFTRESAEEMVEKHGGKNISAVSKNLNYLVVGEKAGSKLKKAQDIGTIIILDEQQFLDLTEKH from the coding sequence ATGTCTGAAAACATTCAACAAAAAATAGAACAGCTCCGCAAAGAGCTGCACCAGCATAACGAAAACTATTATCTTCTGGATACTCCTACCATCTCTGACTTTGATTTTGATATGCTGCTGGAGCAGCTTCAGGATCTTGAGGCCAAGCATCCTGAGTTTTATGATGAAAACTCTCCCACCATGCGTGTGGGTGGCGGTATCACAAAGGTTTTCCCTACCATTCAGCATAAATTCAGAATGTACTCACTGGATAATTCCTATGATTTTGATGATCTGGAAGACTGGGAGAAAAGAATCATCAAAACCATTGATGAACCTGTAGAATTTGTTGCTGAATTGAAGTATGACGGGGCCTCCATTTCTATTCTTTATGAAAACGGAAAGCTTACTCAGGCAGTAACCCGTGGTGATGGTTTTCAGGGAGATGAGATCACTCCGAACGTCCGTACTATCTCGGATATTCCATTGACATTAAAAGGAGATTTCCCACCTCAATTCTTTATGCGTGGTGAAATTTATTTAACAAGAAAAAACTTTGATAAGCTTAATCAACTTCGTGAAGAAGAAGGACTGGATCCTTTCATGAACCCAAGAAATACAGCGAGTGGAAGCTTAAAAATGCAGGATAGTGCTGAGGTAAGAAAACGTTCACTGTCTTCTGTATTGTATCAGTTTATTTCTGAGAATATCCCGGCTGAAACACACTGGGAATTACTTCAAAAAGCGCAGAGCTGGGGCTTCAAGACCTCTCAGCAGGCTAAATTATGCAAAACGTTGGATGAGGTAAAAGAATTTATCACGTTCTGGGATACGGAACGTCATCATCTTCCATTTGAAATTGACGGGATTGTTTTAAAGGTCAACTCTCTTCAACAGCAAAGACAGCTTGGATATACTGCCAAATCTCCACGTTGGGCGATGGCATATAAATTTAAGGCAGAAAAGGTAGAAACAGAGCTTCAAAGTGTCTCTTACCAGGTAGGAAGAACAGGGGCTATTACTCCGGTTGCCAATCTAAAGCCTGTTTTACTGGCCGGAACTATTGTAAAAAGAGCTTCTCTGCATAATGAGGATATCATCAAAAAACTTGATCTTCATGAAAATGACTTTGTGTATGTAGAAAAAGGAGGTGAAATTATTCCAAAGATCGTAGGAGTCAATACAGATAAAAGGACAGAGGAAAGCAGAGAAATAGAATACATCAAGCATTGCCCGGAATGTGGAACTGAACTGGTAAAAATTGAGGATCAGGCAATTCATTTCTGCCCGAATGAACTTCACTGCCCGCCTCAGGTTGTTGGAAGAATGATTCATTATGTTTCAAGAAAGGCTTTGAATATTGATAATCTTGGAAGTGAAACGATTGAACAGTTGTACAGAGAAAAGCTGGTTGAAAATCCTGCTGATCTGTATGTTTTAACAAAGGAACAACTTCTTCCGTTGGAAAGAATGGCGGAAAAATCTGCACAGAATATCATCTCGGGAGTTGAAAAATCAAAGGAAATTCCATTTGAAAAAGTATTGTACGGAATCGGAATCAAACATGTAGGAGAAACGGTTGCCAAGAAATTGGTGAAAAACTTTTCTACTATTGAGGAACTGAAAAATGCCACTGTAGAAGAGCTTTGCCAGGTTGAAGATATCGGGGTTAAAATTGCCGTAAGTATTGTAGACTTCTTCCAAAATACTGAAAATCTATTGATGATTGAACGTTTAAAATCTTACGGAGTACAGCTTGAAAAGGGAGAAAGTACAAACGAAGTTTTGTCTAACGTTTTGGAAGGAAAAACATTCCTTTTCACCGGAAAATTATCTTTATTTACCAGAGAGTCAGCTGAGGAAATGGTGGAAAAACATGGTGGAAAAAATATCTCTGCAGTTTCGAAAAACCTTAATTATCTTGTGGTAGGTGAAAAAGCAGGAAGCAAGCTGAAAAAAGCCCAGGATATCGGCACGATTATTATTCTGGATGAACAACAGTTTCTGGATTTAACTGAGAAACACTAA
- a CDS encoding TonB-dependent receptor, producing MKKVKIVLGLLFLGLGTMAYAQTTQASIVGKVTGPGSSAQEKVKVTIVNESTGFRTETETNSKGEYIFKEIPLGGPYTVIVNDDKKEGYSVNFGDQVTVNMNLGGEKEIEEVKIMGNLKNKIGNLGAATAISAKNIGILPVNGRNFASLTDLSPLSGKGGNLSGQLGSSTNFTIDGMTAKNPTSAGATTSRSGAPFSISIEAVREFKITTNQYDVTLGRSGGGTVSAVTKSGTNKFSGSAWEYLRTNWLSSPYDIRGNKRQNDFSTSQFGFSLGGPIIKNKLHFFVAWDHQLDSRPLQIADIRSAEDEKRLNINAGTLNKFLDIARSKYGVGNSPQFGSFDKVRNSDAAFLRLDWQINEKHLLTLRNNFTHDLNKNGLADNTSINFFESYGNDKNLDNSLLLTLRSNLKPNLTNELKAQYLYTFQDSYQNSELGKPVPRAIVENISTLGLGATNIQFGGHRFAQESFKNNVFQIVDNLYYNTDKVKYTFGADLMYTSSKSIYGSEVNGRFHFRENITTNPTNNLYNFEKLAPYRFYREVPLMDDISVRSNIWNLGVYGQFQTKIAKGLDLMAGLRLDYGGYPKAEFNQKLFDEMGIRTDNQIKSFVIQPRFQFDWNINEDNKDFLKFGAGIFSSDINNYMIINNLVFDGKHLATVDEDPSTIGLTPDFFSYRDNYNTVPTLSQYQMPTINYTGKDVKIPIVYKANISYTHFFNERFRAGIAGYMALGRNNYYYYDRNMVTTPFFTLDNEDGRGVYVPLSTIKGTKLDWKEGRINKKFGRVLELVSDGKVNQFSFVVDASYRYWKDGEITASYTWSDIKDNTSYNGNVANSATLSTMIQSDPRDLRMTYSDNQFRNKVVIYGNSPTIAGFTLGLRYSGIGGTRFSMTSGGNVNGDFVDTNDLAYIFPNIAQSILSDPQVGQALKDYVNEYNGKMAERNGGKNGFYGVWDIRVAKKIKFEKIGAFELSVDIFNVANLLNKEWGVNKSYGNTSMYRIKSFNPTTRQFEYEQNISGSGLAPLSGNPYQIQIGAKYSF from the coding sequence ATGAAAAAAGTAAAGATTGTACTGGGGTTGTTGTTTTTAGGACTTGGAACAATGGCTTATGCACAGACCACTCAGGCTTCCATTGTAGGAAAAGTAACCGGGCCGGGAAGTTCGGCTCAGGAGAAAGTGAAAGTTACGATTGTTAATGAATCTACAGGATTCAGAACAGAGACAGAAACAAACTCAAAAGGAGAGTATATCTTTAAGGAAATCCCTCTTGGAGGCCCTTATACAGTCATTGTAAACGATGATAAAAAAGAAGGGTACAGTGTGAACTTCGGAGATCAGGTTACAGTCAACATGAACTTGGGTGGAGAAAAGGAGATCGAAGAAGTAAAGATTATGGGGAATCTTAAAAATAAAATTGGAAACCTCGGAGCTGCTACAGCTATTTCTGCAAAAAACATCGGGATACTTCCGGTGAACGGGCGAAATTTTGCAAGCCTTACAGACCTCTCTCCTCTAAGCGGAAAGGGAGGAAATCTATCCGGACAGCTTGGTTCATCCACCAATTTTACGATTGACGGGATGACTGCTAAAAACCCTACTTCTGCAGGAGCTACTACCAGCCGTAGCGGTGCCCCTTTTTCTATTTCGATTGAAGCGGTACGAGAATTTAAAATTACGACCAACCAATATGATGTGACATTGGGAAGAAGTGGAGGAGGAACCGTAAGTGCCGTTACCAAATCCGGAACCAATAAATTTTCCGGGAGCGCCTGGGAATACCTGAGAACTAATTGGCTTTCCAGTCCATATGACATCAGAGGAAATAAAAGACAAAACGATTTCTCAACTTCACAGTTCGGATTCTCTTTGGGAGGCCCCATCATTAAAAATAAATTACACTTCTTTGTAGCCTGGGATCACCAGTTGGATTCAAGACCATTACAAATTGCAGATATCAGATCGGCTGAGGACGAGAAAAGACTTAATATCAATGCAGGAACGCTTAATAAGTTTCTGGATATTGCAAGATCAAAGTACGGGGTAGGAAATTCTCCTCAGTTCGGAAGTTTTGACAAGGTAAGAAATTCTGATGCCGCATTTTTGCGTTTAGACTGGCAGATCAATGAAAAACATTTATTGACGCTAAGAAATAACTTTACCCACGATCTGAACAAAAACGGACTTGCTGATAATACAAGCATTAACTTTTTTGAATCTTATGGAAACGACAAAAACCTTGATAATAGTTTGTTATTAACGTTGAGGTCAAATCTGAAGCCCAATTTAACCAACGAATTAAAAGCCCAATACTTATATACATTTCAGGACAGTTACCAAAACAGTGAGTTAGGAAAACCAGTTCCAAGAGCTATTGTTGAAAACATTTCAACGCTAGGGTTGGGAGCTACCAATATTCAGTTTGGAGGACATCGTTTTGCTCAGGAAAGCTTTAAAAATAATGTATTCCAGATCGTAGACAATCTTTACTATAATACTGATAAGGTGAAGTATACCTTCGGAGCTGATTTGATGTATACCTCATCAAAATCCATTTATGGAAGTGAAGTGAACGGAAGATTTCATTTCAGGGAAAATATTACAACCAACCCGACTAATAACCTTTACAATTTTGAGAAGCTCGCTCCTTACAGGTTTTACAGAGAAGTTCCTTTAATGGATGATATTTCTGTGAGGTCCAATATATGGAATCTGGGTGTTTACGGGCAATTTCAGACAAAAATTGCAAAAGGTCTTGACTTGATGGCTGGTTTAAGATTGGATTACGGAGGCTATCCGAAAGCAGAATTCAACCAGAAGTTGTTTGATGAAATGGGGATCAGAACAGATAATCAGATCAAGTCATTTGTTATTCAGCCAAGATTCCAGTTTGATTGGAATATCAATGAGGATAATAAGGATTTCCTAAAGTTCGGAGCAGGGATATTCTCTTCTGATATCAACAACTATATGATCATCAATAATTTGGTTTTTGATGGAAAACATCTGGCAACAGTGGATGAAGACCCATCAACTATAGGCCTTACGCCTGATTTCTTCAGCTACAGAGATAATTATAATACGGTACCTACGCTTTCTCAGTATCAGATGCCAACGATTAACTATACTGGAAAAGATGTGAAAATTCCGATCGTTTATAAGGCAAATATTTCCTATACCCACTTCTTTAATGAAAGATTCAGAGCAGGAATTGCCGGTTATATGGCATTGGGAAGAAACAACTACTATTACTACGATAGAAATATGGTAACCACTCCTTTCTTTACGTTGGATAATGAAGATGGAAGAGGGGTGTATGTTCCGCTTTCAACTATAAAGGGAACAAAATTAGACTGGAAAGAAGGAAGGATCAATAAAAAATTCGGAAGAGTTCTGGAGTTGGTAAGTGACGGTAAGGTCAATCAATTCTCTTTTGTGGTAGATGCAAGTTACCGTTACTGGAAAGATGGAGAAATCACGGCAAGTTATACATGGTCAGACATTAAGGACAACACATCATACAACGGTAACGTAGCCAATTCTGCAACATTATCAACGATGATTCAGAGTGATCCAAGAGATTTGAGAATGACTTATTCCGATAACCAGTTCCGTAATAAAGTGGTCATCTATGGTAACTCACCTACCATTGCAGGATTTACACTGGGACTTCGATATTCAGGAATTGGAGGAACACGTTTTTCTATGACATCAGGAGGAAATGTTAACGGAGACTTTGTGGATACCAATGATCTGGCTTATATCTTCCCGAATATTGCTCAATCTATCTTGAGTGATCCTCAGGTAGGACAGGCGCTAAAGGATTATGTCAACGAATATAATGGTAAAATGGCAGAGCGTAATGGTGGGAAGAATGGTTTCTATGGAGTTTGGGATATCCGTGTAGCCAAGAAAATTAAATTTGAGAAAATTGGCGCATTTGAACTTTCTGTAGATATTTTCAACGTAGCCAACCTGCTTAATAAAGAATGGGGAGTGAATAAATCATACGGGAATACTTCCATGTACAGAATCAAAAGCTTCAATCCGACAACAAGGCAGTTTGAATATGAGCAAAACATTAGCGGGAGCGGTTTAGCACCTCTTTCAGGAAATCCATATCAGATTCAGATTGGAGCGAAGTATAGCTTTTAA
- a CDS encoding glycerophosphodiester phosphodiesterase family protein, which produces MKNFILGLAVLSTVLMKAQTQIIAHRGYFQTQPPTTENSIASLENAQKLKVYGSEFDVRMTKDGVLVINHDEHHGNMEISETSFKELEALKLSNGEKFPTLKDYLKQGKKDSSVKLIVEIKPAKTSEIENEITQKTIKMIKDMKLESQSEFISFSLNICKEIKKLAPTFKVQYLNGELSPEQIKKEGLDGMDYHYSVFQKNPTWIAEAKALGLITNSWTVNDVAVYDELKKQGIGFVTTNIPEQLKNK; this is translated from the coding sequence ATGAAAAATTTTATCTTAGGCTTAGCAGTTTTAAGTACAGTTTTGATGAAAGCACAAACTCAGATTATCGCTCATAGAGGTTATTTCCAGACTCAGCCTCCTACAACGGAAAACTCCATTGCATCATTGGAGAACGCCCAAAAATTAAAGGTTTACGGATCTGAATTTGATGTAAGAATGACAAAGGATGGAGTATTGGTCATCAACCACGATGAGCATCATGGTAATATGGAAATTTCTGAAACATCATTCAAGGAACTGGAAGCCCTGAAGCTGTCCAACGGAGAAAAGTTTCCTACCCTAAAGGATTATTTAAAGCAAGGAAAAAAAGATTCATCCGTAAAACTTATTGTAGAGATCAAGCCTGCCAAAACTTCTGAAATAGAAAATGAGATCACTCAAAAAACGATCAAAATGATCAAGGATATGAAGCTTGAATCTCAAAGTGAATTCATTTCATTCAGCCTGAATATCTGCAAGGAGATCAAAAAACTGGCTCCCACATTTAAAGTTCAATACCTGAATGGAGAACTGTCTCCGGAACAAATCAAAAAAGAAGGTCTCGACGGTATGGATTATCATTACAGTGTCTTCCAGAAGAACCCAACCTGGATTGCTGAAGCGAAAGCATTAGGTCTTATTACCAATTCATGGACTGTAAATGATGTTGCTGTATACGACGAATTAAAAAAGCAAGGAATCGGATTTGTAACCACCAATATCCCTGAACAGCTGAAAAATAAATAA